The following DNA comes from Chitinophaga nivalis.
TTCCCCGAAAAATCGGTGAAGCTACGTCAATTTCACGGGTCGGCAAGTAAAAATTAGGTTAAATAAATGCTACGGATGGGAACGAAAAGGCTATTTTCCCTTATCCAGCGCCATTTTGATGGCCAGGCTACTAAATACGCCCGCCATCACCCATTTCTGGGTACGTACCCATTTCGGATTACCGGCAAACCACCGGGTCACATGACTGGCGGAAAGGATAATCAGCCCGTTGGTGGTGAAGCTCATCATCATCTGTATGATGCCCAGGGTAAAGCTTTGGGTGAGTACCGATCCGTAGGCCGGATTAATAAACTGCGGGAAAAACGACAGGTAAAACACGGCAATCTTCGGATTGAGGATGCTGGTGAGCAATCCCATCGTAAATAATTTGGCCGGGGTATCATGCTGCAGGGTGCGGGCATTGTCGAATATGCCTTTACCACCGGGTTTAACGGCCTGCCAGGCCAGGAACAGGAGGTAGAGCACCCCCGTGGTTTTCAGCAGCGTATAGGCAAACGGAATGGCCATCAATACGGCCGTTAATCCGAAGGAGACGAAGGTGATATGGAACAGGAAGCCACAGGCTACGCCAAACAGGGAAATAAAGCCGGCTTTTCTGCCCTGGGTAACAGATCGGGTAACCAGGTAAATCATGTTGGGACCAGGTGTTAATACCATGATGAGCGACGCCAGGCAAAATATCAGTAGTTGATGTATCGGAATCATTGCGGTAATTATAATTGAATTCGGTGGTGAATGTAGGATGTTTCGCGGAGTTTTATCAATAACTTGTACCGCGAATTTTAAATATTTCAGGCAGATGCATACCTTGTTAATAGCGAATATACTGAAACATGTTTCCCTCAGCGAGTCAGAACAGCAGCGGATTCCCGGCTATTTTGAATGGCGGAAAACGCGGCGCCGGCAACACTTGTTGCGGGAAGGTGAGTTATGCGACCATGAATATTTTGTATTGAAAGGATGCTGCCGCCAATATGCCATTAACCGTGAAGGAAAGGAAAATGTGCTGCAGTTCAGCATTGAAGGCTGGTGGATTACGGATCTCGACAGCGTGGTGACAGGCCGCCCGTCGCTGTTTAATATCGATGTACTGGAAGGCGGAGAAATATTGCAGATCAGCAAAGCGCAGCTGACCCGGTTGTTTGATGATATACCAGCGGTAGAGCGGTATTATCGGATCATTTCCCAGCGGGCGTTTATCGCCCTGCAGCGCCGGATCTTTTTCCTGCAGCAGCCTGCCCGGGAAAGATATGAGGCATTTGTAGCCAGCTATCCGTATTTCGAAACCCGGCTGCCGCAACACCAGATAGCGGCGTATCTGGGCATTACACCCGAATCCCTGAGCCGTATCCGGCACAAAATAACACGGGCATCTTCCTGAAAGCACCCCTGTAATTTCTTATCATTTGTCATTGGAATGGGGAGCTGTCTGCCTGCAACTTTGTATAAAATTTTTATACATGGAAGCACAACATATCTCCACACATCCGGCGTTAGCGCCTTATCATATAGGACAACAGCTTATTAAAAACAGGATGGCTGTGGCGCCAATGAGCCGCGCCAGCGCTACTACGGCAGGTGTACCTACCGCCGCGATGGAAGCTTATTATGAAAAGTTTGCGACCGGCGGATTCGGGATGATTATATCAGAAGGACTCTATACAGATCAGATCGCGAGTGCCGCGTATCCCCAACAACCAGGCATTGTTACACCAGCACAGGTAGCCGCCTGGCAGCAGCTGGTACATACCGTAAAAGCACAGGACACCGTTTTCATTGCACAATTGATGCATGCCGGCGCTTTATCGCAGCACCTGCCCAATACCCTGGCACCCTCCGTGGTAACGCCGCTGGGCCGCAAGCTGCGCTCCTATGGCGGTGGCGACGGACCTTTCCCGATACCGGCTGCTATGACCACCATAGACATCCAACAGGCAATTGCTGGCTACGCACACGCGGCGCAACAGGCTGCCCGCGCGGGTTTCGACGGCGTAGAAATCCATGCAGCCAACGGCTATATGCCGGATCAGTTCCTGACAGAATACACCAACCTCCGGGAAGACGCCTATGGCGGCACGGTAGCCAACCGGTTCCGGATCATCGCGGAAATTATGGCAGCAGTAAAACAGGTGGTGCCGGCAGACTTTATCGTGGGCCTGCGGTTGTCGGAAGGTAAGGTCAATGACTACAGCTATCGCTGGAAAGGCGGTGCAGACACGGCTCGCGCGATATTGGAAGAAGTACGGCGGGTACAGCCTTCCTATGTACATATTTCCGGGGAAGGCGGCAGCTGGGAAACGACCGGATTTTATGAAACAGGAGAATCGCTCACCGGGCTGGCCAAACAATTGGTGCAACAACCGGTAATCGCCAATGGTAACCTGGGTGATGCTGCCGTGGTAGACCGGGTGTTACAGGAAGGACATGCAGACTTTATCTCCCTGGGAAAAGCCGCACTGGCCAACCCCGATTGGCCCGAGCGGATACGCCGGGGTGTACCGCTGACAACTTTCGACAGAAGCATGAGCGAGCCGTTTTAGGCATAAAAAAACCGCATTTTCCGGATGGTCCGGGAAATGCGGTCAATATGTTGATAGTCTTGCGATCAATAGTAATCTACAATACCGTCTTTTCTTCTTTTGCGGTAGCGTTTATATAACCACCTGAAGTACATCACCCATCCCATGCTCTTTCTGATGATGGTGGGTTTTTCCTTGATGAAAACAGGATCCACGTTCATGGTAGAGAAGCCGCTCATATTGTAGCTGGCAATGGTGATCGGGAAGTGCAGTTTCTTAAAGCTGCTGTTACCCCATACATGCAGGTTCACTACATAATCCGCATATACTTTATAACGCAGGTTATAGCTATACAGCTTGAAAACCCTTGCTGGATAGAGGATCGCCTGGTGGTTCATACACTCTTTTGCTAAACGGTAGGTAGTAAATTTACCGGTGAGCAGCGTATATACAGGTTTAATCCCTTTTCTGACAAATTCCGTTGTGTTGCCATAATAAACGGCATTAGGATCTTCCAGTTTCTGCGCCAGTTCACTGAAACCGGGCAGTAACCGGTCGTCGGAGCCCAGGAAATGCAGCCAGTCGCCTTTGGCCATTTGGGCGCCGCGGTTCAGGGCATCATAGATACCTTTGTCTGGTTGGCTGGTGAAGGTGATACGGTGGGTTTCCGATAGTTCTTTTAAGATAGCTACGGTATTGTCCGTGCTGGCCCCATCGGCCACCACGATTTCAATATTCTTGTATTCCTGGCTGGCGATGGACCGGATACAACCCCGTATATCTCTTTCGGAATTGAAAGTGGCGAT
Coding sequences within:
- a CDS encoding LysE family translocator, whose protein sequence is MIPIHQLLIFCLASLIMVLTPGPNMIYLVTRSVTQGRKAGFISLFGVACGFLFHITFVSFGLTAVLMAIPFAYTLLKTTGVLYLLFLAWQAVKPGGKGIFDNARTLQHDTPAKLFTMGLLTSILNPKIAVFYLSFFPQFINPAYGSVLTQSFTLGIIQMMMSFTTNGLIILSASHVTRWFAGNPKWVRTQKWVMAGVFSSLAIKMALDKGK
- a CDS encoding Crp/Fnr family transcriptional regulator, producing the protein MHTLLIANILKHVSLSESEQQRIPGYFEWRKTRRRQHLLREGELCDHEYFVLKGCCRQYAINREGKENVLQFSIEGWWITDLDSVVTGRPSLFNIDVLEGGEILQISKAQLTRLFDDIPAVERYYRIISQRAFIALQRRIFFLQQPARERYEAFVASYPYFETRLPQHQIAAYLGITPESLSRIRHKITRASS
- a CDS encoding NADH:flavin oxidoreductase; this translates as MEAQHISTHPALAPYHIGQQLIKNRMAVAPMSRASATTAGVPTAAMEAYYEKFATGGFGMIISEGLYTDQIASAAYPQQPGIVTPAQVAAWQQLVHTVKAQDTVFIAQLMHAGALSQHLPNTLAPSVVTPLGRKLRSYGGGDGPFPIPAAMTTIDIQQAIAGYAHAAQQAARAGFDGVEIHAANGYMPDQFLTEYTNLREDAYGGTVANRFRIIAEIMAAVKQVVPADFIVGLRLSEGKVNDYSYRWKGGADTARAILEEVRRVQPSYVHISGEGGSWETTGFYETGESLTGLAKQLVQQPVIANGNLGDAAVVDRVLQEGHADFISLGKAALANPDWPERIRRGVPLTTFDRSMSEPF
- a CDS encoding glycosyltransferase family 2 protein encodes the protein MNNMSGTMNSGPLISVVIATFNSERDIRGCIRSIASQEYKNIEIVVADGASTDNTVAILKELSETHRITFTSQPDKGIYDALNRGAQMAKGDWLHFLGSDDRLLPGFSELAQKLEDPNAVYYGNTTEFVRKGIKPVYTLLTGKFTTYRLAKECMNHQAILYPARVFKLYSYNLRYKVYADYVVNLHVWGNSSFKKLHFPITIASYNMSGFSTMNVDPVFIKEKPTIIRKSMGWVMYFRWLYKRYRKRRKDGIVDYY